One stretch of Pradoshia sp. D12 DNA includes these proteins:
- a CDS encoding flagellar hook-basal body protein — translation MNRMMITSSNTMGQLQKKLETVSNNISNTSTTGFKRKDTYFSDMLAQEFNNQERTEKEKGRLTPNGIRVGVGAKMIQSQLNLAQGNLQKTERDLDVALTNENLFFAIRTADGTSSQLGYTRDGAFYLSPASDGSNHVQLVTSNGSAVLDENNQEIRINGNPSDITFTDKGQLNVATENGMQSFNLGIISVKKPQFMEMINNNTFTLPKNMAQLDVSENDIYTQLTGAFRDEISMVQGNLEQSNVDISTEMTEMMQTQRLYQFQSRTVSMADQMMGLVNGIR, via the coding sequence ATGAATCGAATGATGATAACCTCATCAAATACAATGGGGCAGCTGCAAAAGAAGTTGGAAACAGTTTCGAATAATATCTCAAATACTTCGACGACCGGTTTTAAAAGAAAAGATACCTATTTCTCAGACATGCTTGCTCAGGAATTCAATAATCAGGAGCGAACTGAGAAGGAAAAAGGCCGATTGACGCCAAATGGTATTCGAGTGGGTGTTGGCGCAAAAATGATTCAGTCTCAGCTTAATTTGGCACAGGGTAATCTGCAAAAAACGGAACGTGACTTGGATGTCGCTCTTACTAATGAGAATTTATTTTTTGCCATTCGCACGGCAGATGGCACTAGCAGTCAGCTTGGTTACACAAGGGATGGGGCTTTTTATCTTAGTCCAGCTTCTGATGGATCTAATCATGTGCAACTAGTAACATCAAATGGCAGTGCAGTATTGGATGAAAATAATCAGGAAATTAGGATAAATGGTAACCCTAGTGACATAACATTTACAGATAAAGGCCAGCTAAATGTCGCTACTGAAAATGGGATGCAATCATTTAATCTGGGGATTATCTCCGTCAAGAAGCCTCAATTTATGGAAATGATAAATAATAATACTTTCACTCTTCCGAAAAATATGGCACAATTGGATGTATCAGAAAACGACATATATACCCAACTAACCGGTGCTTTTAGAGATGAAATTTCTATGGTTCAAGGAAACTTGGAACAATCTAATGTCGATATTAGTACTGAGATGACAGAAATGATGCAAACTCAGAGGTTATATCAATTTCAATCACGGACGGTTAGTATGGCCGATCAAATGATGGGGTTGGTCAACGGTATTCGTTAA
- the fabZ gene encoding 3-hydroxyacyl-ACP dehydratase FabZ, with product MLDVQQIKEIIPHRYPFLLVDQILEVDEGKRAVGVKNVTANEEFFNGHFPDYPVMPGVLIVEALAQVGAVAVLIKEENKGRLAFFAGIDKCRFKRQVRPGDQLRLEVELTRVRGPIGKGIGRATVNGELACEAEITFALGDEKS from the coding sequence ATGTTAGATGTTCAGCAAATTAAGGAGATTATTCCGCATCGGTATCCGTTTTTGTTGGTTGATCAGATTTTGGAGGTTGATGAGGGGAAGCGGGCAGTTGGGGTTAAGAATGTGACGGCGAATGAGGAGTTTTTTAATGGTCATTTTCCGGATTATCCAGTTATGCCGGGGGTGCTGATTGTGGAGGCGCTGGCTCAAGTGGGAGCGGTGGCTGTTCTGATTAAAGAGGAAAATAAGGGGAGGCTTGCATTTTTTGCCGGTATTGATAAATGCCGCTTTAAGAGACAGGTGCGTCCTGGTGACCAACTGCGTTTGGAAGTAGAATTGACAAGAGTGCGCGGTCCGATTGGAAAAGGAATTGGCAGGGCGACTGTGAATGGCGAGTTGGCTTGTGAAGCCGAAATAACGTTTGCTTTAGGCGATGAGAAGTCCTAA
- a CDS encoding bacteriocin leader domain-containing protein: protein MSSEEIIMRWKNPELRDGTSISHPSGLGFQELDLKEISSVCGGNGEIQPQGTPAATVISALASFVGSYLVTAVFCK, encoded by the coding sequence ATGAGTTCCGAAGAAATTATTATGAGATGGAAGAATCCAGAGTTGAGAGATGGTACAAGTATTTCACATCCATCAGGACTAGGGTTTCAAGAATTAGATTTGAAAGAAATATCTAGTGTTTGTGGGGGAAATGGAGAAATTCAACCACAAGGTACTCCAGCTGCTACAGTCATTTCAGCACTAGCAAGTTTTGTAGGTTCCTATTTAGTAACTGCTGTTTTTTGTAAGTAA
- a CDS encoding mersacidin family lantibiotic, with translation MTNEQKIMMWKNPAMRKEMELSNEHPCGKGFQELSLDEMIGVNGASEYTPNAITTPVCVVTIPVSVKYCVPATISATASAISGIVTFNKGCLG, from the coding sequence ATGACAAACGAACAAAAAATTATGATGTGGAAAAACCCGGCAATGAGAAAAGAAATGGAATTATCTAATGAACATCCATGTGGCAAGGGGTTTCAAGAGCTTTCTCTGGATGAAATGATCGGAGTTAATGGAGCTTCAGAGTACACTCCTAATGCTATTACTACCCCAGTTTGTGTAGTGACTATACCAGTTTCTGTAAAATACTGTGTGCCAGCAACTATTAGTGCAACTGCTTCTGCTATAAGTGGTATTGTTACTTTTAATAAAGGCTGTTTAGGATAA
- a CDS encoding flavodoxin family protein, translating into MKKVFVYIGSRNDNSILYTYLNRLIENISLQDESIKFTIYKAYETNIFHSTGCKSCFTKGKCPQDQLHNDRMEEIKRELLESDFVILASPVYSHNVSGDMKAFIDRLSYWGHLFRLAGKPGLVVASGGNGLNHVLDYLEKVSTYMGIITIGRVSAISGAEIKEEDIANNTHAILKHLKEEIVTESNDALEAAFLSFKWIYENYPEDHVEHIYWRENGFFECDSFQEVLDKKVKILK; encoded by the coding sequence ATGAAAAAGGTTTTCGTTTATATTGGTTCTCGAAATGATAATTCAATATTATACACATATCTGAATAGATTGATTGAAAATATCTCCTTACAAGATGAATCCATCAAATTTACTATTTATAAAGCATATGAAACAAATATCTTTCATTCAACAGGGTGCAAATCATGCTTTACAAAAGGGAAATGTCCTCAAGATCAACTTCATAATGATCGGATGGAAGAAATAAAGCGGGAATTACTTGAATCTGATTTTGTGATTTTAGCAAGTCCTGTATATTCACATAACGTGTCAGGAGATATGAAGGCATTTATTGATCGTCTTTCCTATTGGGGACATTTGTTTCGGTTAGCTGGAAAGCCAGGGCTTGTTGTTGCTTCTGGTGGAAATGGTTTAAACCATGTATTAGATTACTTAGAGAAAGTTTCAACCTATATGGGTATTATTACAATAGGACGAGTAAGTGCAATCTCAGGGGCAGAAATTAAGGAGGAGGATATTGCAAATAATACACATGCAATTCTCAAGCACCTTAAAGAAGAAATAGTAACTGAGAGTAATGATGCTTTAGAAGCTGCATTCCTTTCTTTCAAGTGGATATATGAGAATTATCCAGAAGACCATGTGGAGCATATTTATTGGAGAGAGAATGGCTTTTTTGAGTGCGATAGTTTTCAGGAAGTTCTAGATAAGAAAGTAAAGATACTAAAGTAG
- a CDS encoding type 2 lanthipeptide synthetase LanM family protein — protein MLVKREILPINYLNSLWIKEKYPLYQNSSTSLSEKEYKAWRNRKNIVSDESFSLMLSEWNYEEEIFSNCLMRNEEDKTGEICEYLLKAEWFQLYKEAIELVEVNNTKYDSNLGFSYILRPFTLFLGNKLSKFIESKDVFRYFDLDTLMAGFIDSLGQIAHKSLVLELNVSRLRNELTGTSSEERFHSFNERFYDLDILIAFYEEYQVLSRILATKTLFFYKNTIEFIDRFLLHKEEIYSKFNLSSNDFIKTITFGEGDSHQQGRNVFRIEFESTKHLFYKPRNTDIGNAYQDYLNWINQYEDVLEMATYRILGYKDYSFEEIVEKKGCDSEEEVRNFYIRFGQLLAIVYSLNGTDMHMENIIASGSNPIIVDFETLLHNSILFNWSDSAYVNASYEAQELVSSTMLLPIEIKENLLNDSGIDMSGLNGKSQKLPYKVPGPININSDEMKYGLIEWTTKGANNLPELNGQPIDYTNYIEEIIKGFKVVYSVILANRDSLLKETKVLSNFNKLKVRIIPRGTTQYFNMINNTYHPDYLRHALDREQVIENIWSVPYQAKSIIKSEYEDLLNDDIPIFFNYTNSKDLIDSTGKIYRDVYKSTGYSLLLDKINKMNAEDMEKQVSVIVVKTGMYEKLIQNEEKKGKSCTIKDSIKKVDVNNIDNDIFVNEAKAIGDHILSKAIYSENGETVSWLGINVVKDSFDITPITSDFYDGLSGLFHFYYYLHQITKEDRYEDIYRKLLNSAEERMVVLDDYSIFTGQLSLLYPLAKISYQIKGDSKWKDRLLKLLKLGEDNLDNFIGYDWMSGTTGFLHCVINIFEESKDPEILALCIKLANKLIRQLDSTDRLLGGFAHGSSSVAYVLIRLGTITKSKKFLEKGKSLLEFDQSLFSEGCNGWLDISTDDNICRHQWCHGTEGIGISRLLISQFINDERTNTEIEKALDITLNSPYKSDDCLCHGNMGTTELFLHASQIKNDKSYETIAKSLALKVIQESKERGSYKDRSIPGFRSVGMFTGIAGIGYQLLRIANPESVPSVLSFN, from the coding sequence ATGCTGGTAAAAAGAGAAATATTACCTATTAATTATCTAAATTCATTATGGATCAAAGAAAAATATCCATTATATCAAAACTCTTCTACGTCTTTATCTGAGAAAGAATATAAAGCCTGGAGGAATAGGAAGAACATAGTGTCTGATGAATCTTTTTCATTAATGTTAAGTGAGTGGAACTATGAAGAAGAAATATTCTCGAACTGCCTAATGAGAAATGAGGAAGATAAGACAGGAGAAATATGTGAATATCTATTAAAAGCTGAATGGTTTCAGTTATACAAAGAGGCAATTGAATTAGTTGAGGTTAATAATACTAAATATGATTCAAACCTTGGATTTAGTTATATACTCCGCCCTTTCACACTGTTTTTAGGAAATAAACTCTCCAAATTCATTGAAAGTAAAGATGTATTTCGTTATTTTGACTTAGATACATTGATGGCAGGGTTTATTGATAGTCTTGGCCAAATTGCACATAAAAGTCTAGTTCTCGAACTTAATGTATCTAGATTAAGAAATGAACTAACTGGAACTAGCTCCGAAGAAAGATTTCATTCATTCAATGAGAGATTTTATGACTTAGATATTTTAATCGCCTTCTATGAAGAGTACCAAGTTTTGAGTAGAATCTTAGCAACTAAGACCCTGTTTTTTTACAAAAATACTATAGAGTTCATTGACAGGTTTCTTCTACATAAGGAAGAAATATATTCTAAATTCAACTTATCATCTAATGATTTTATTAAGACGATTACATTTGGAGAAGGAGATTCGCATCAACAAGGTAGGAATGTTTTTAGAATAGAATTTGAATCAACTAAACATCTCTTCTATAAACCGAGGAATACAGATATTGGAAATGCTTATCAGGACTATCTTAATTGGATTAATCAATATGAAGATGTGCTCGAAATGGCTACTTACAGAATATTAGGGTACAAAGATTACTCGTTTGAAGAAATTGTGGAGAAAAAGGGTTGTGATAGTGAGGAAGAAGTTCGAAATTTTTACATAAGATTTGGACAACTCTTGGCAATAGTGTATTCCTTAAATGGAACCGATATGCATATGGAGAATATAATCGCCAGTGGTTCTAATCCAATTATTGTCGATTTTGAGACTTTATTACATAATAGTATTTTGTTTAATTGGTCTGATTCTGCGTATGTTAATGCAAGTTATGAAGCTCAAGAATTGGTTAGCAGCACAATGCTGTTACCCATTGAAATAAAAGAGAATCTTTTAAATGATTCAGGTATTGATATGAGTGGGTTAAATGGAAAGTCTCAAAAGCTGCCATATAAAGTTCCAGGTCCAATCAATATAAATTCAGATGAAATGAAATACGGTTTAATTGAATGGACTACTAAGGGAGCCAATAATCTACCTGAGTTAAATGGACAACCTATTGATTATACAAATTATATAGAAGAAATTATAAAAGGTTTTAAGGTTGTTTATTCAGTTATTTTAGCTAATAGGGATTCTTTATTAAAAGAAACAAAGGTACTCTCTAATTTTAATAAATTAAAAGTAAGAATTATCCCAAGAGGTACAACACAATATTTTAATATGATTAATAATACGTATCACCCAGATTATTTAAGGCATGCTTTAGATAGAGAACAAGTTATTGAAAATATATGGTCAGTTCCTTATCAAGCTAAATCAATTATTAAAAGTGAATATGAAGATCTTCTGAATGATGATATCCCAATTTTTTTTAACTATACGAACTCCAAAGACTTAATAGATAGTACTGGAAAGATATATAGAGATGTTTATAAAAGTACTGGATATTCTCTGTTGCTTGATAAAATTAATAAAATGAATGCTGAAGATATGGAGAAGCAGGTTTCGGTTATTGTTGTTAAGACGGGTATGTATGAAAAATTGATTCAAAATGAAGAAAAGAAAGGGAAATCGTGCACCATAAAAGACTCGATAAAAAAAGTAGATGTGAACAACATTGATAATGATATTTTTGTAAACGAAGCAAAAGCAATAGGTGACCACATTTTAAGTAAAGCAATTTATTCAGAAAATGGAGAAACAGTGTCTTGGTTAGGTATAAATGTAGTAAAGGATTCATTTGACATAACTCCAATTACATCTGACTTTTATGATGGACTTTCTGGGTTGTTTCATTTTTATTATTATTTGCATCAAATAACAAAGGAAGATAGATATGAAGATATCTATAGGAAATTATTAAATTCAGCTGAAGAAAGAATGGTTGTTTTAGATGACTACTCTATATTTACAGGGCAACTTTCCTTGTTATACCCATTAGCTAAAATTTCCTATCAAATTAAAGGTGATTCTAAATGGAAAGATCGTTTATTAAAACTATTGAAGTTAGGAGAGGATAATCTTGATAATTTTATTGGTTATGACTGGATGTCGGGAACTACTGGTTTCTTACATTGTGTAATCAATATCTTTGAAGAGAGTAAGGATCCTGAGATTTTAGCATTATGTATTAAATTGGCAAATAAATTGATACGACAGCTGGATAGTACAGATAGATTATTAGGCGGATTTGCGCACGGTAGTAGCTCCGTAGCATATGTATTGATTAGGTTAGGTACAATAACTAAATCAAAGAAATTCTTAGAGAAAGGAAAAAGTCTATTAGAGTTTGATCAATCTCTATTCTCAGAAGGTTGCAATGGTTGGTTAGATATTAGTACCGATGACAATATATGTAGACATCAATGGTGCCATGGGACTGAGGGTATAGGGATAAGTAGATTACTAATATCACAGTTTATAAATGATGAAAGAACAAACACAGAAATTGAGAAAGCATTAGATATAACTCTTAATAGTCCCTATAAATCAGATGATTGCTTATGCCACGGTAATATGGGGACTACTGAATTATTTTTACATGCTTCTCAAATAAAGAATGATAAGTCGTATGAGACAATAGCTAAAAGTTTAGCCCTAAAAGTAATACAAGAATCAAAAGAAAGAGGAAGCTATAAAGATCGATCTATTCCAGGCTTCAGATCTGTTGGAATGTTTACTGGAATAGCTGGAATTGGTTATCAATTACTAAGAATAGCAAATCCAGAAAGTGTTCCTTCTGTGTTGAGTTTCAATTAG
- a CDS encoding SDR family oxidoreductase, with protein MISEENFMDIKKVEQMKDQSMKRLHLKDLKDQVIVITGASSGIGLVTARMAAEKGAKVVVAARNKDALQELVYELKSKGHEAVWVAADVGVEEDVLKIAETAILNYGGFDTWVNNAGVSIYGTTTEVSIKDMRRMFDTVFWGVVYGSRIAVEHYKTRGGPGAIINIGSFFGDRGTVIQSTYSSAKFALHGWTENLRMELEKENAPISVTLIHPGRIDTPYNEHARSYLEKQPTHIGMIYAPETVAEAILFAAEHPKRDMYVGSQAKFLAMLGRFAPRFTDKFVEKTMYHTQHDDRPSNPPEDSALYKAGYGLHERGTNKGWIRETSYYVKASKHPVLTSVLVAGIGACLLATFMQNK; from the coding sequence ATCATAAGCGAGGAAAACTTTATGGATATAAAAAAAGTCGAACAGATGAAAGATCAATCTATGAAGAGACTCCATTTAAAGGACCTGAAAGACCAGGTAATTGTTATTACTGGTGCTTCCAGCGGGATTGGGCTTGTTACGGCACGGATGGCAGCTGAAAAAGGAGCTAAGGTTGTCGTGGCGGCCCGGAATAAAGATGCCCTCCAGGAATTAGTCTACGAATTGAAAAGCAAGGGGCATGAAGCAGTCTGGGTTGCTGCAGATGTTGGAGTTGAAGAGGATGTCCTTAAAATTGCTGAAACAGCCATCTTGAATTATGGCGGCTTTGATACATGGGTAAACAATGCTGGTGTTTCGATTTATGGAACAACAACCGAAGTCAGCATAAAAGATATGCGACGTATGTTTGATACTGTTTTTTGGGGTGTCGTTTACGGATCCAGAATCGCGGTCGAGCATTATAAAACACGTGGTGGCCCTGGTGCCATTATTAATATCGGCAGTTTCTTTGGTGATAGGGGAACCGTTATCCAGTCCACCTACTCCTCTGCCAAATTTGCTTTGCATGGCTGGACGGAAAACCTGCGAATGGAGCTCGAGAAAGAAAACGCTCCAATTTCTGTGACGCTCATTCACCCCGGAAGAATCGATACACCATACAATGAGCACGCTCGCAGTTATCTGGAAAAGCAGCCGACTCATATAGGAATGATCTATGCACCTGAAACAGTAGCCGAGGCCATCCTCTTTGCCGCAGAGCATCCAAAACGTGATATGTATGTTGGATCTCAGGCTAAATTCCTGGCTATGCTAGGCAGGTTTGCCCCAAGGTTTACCGATAAATTTGTGGAAAAGACTATGTACCATACACAGCATGATGACCGTCCATCCAACCCACCGGAGGATAGCGCCCTGTACAAAGCTGGATACGGATTGCATGAACGCGGCACCAATAAAGGCTGGATCCGTGAAACAAGCTATTATGTGAAAGCATCCAAACACCCAGTCCTAACTTCCGTACTGGTAGCCGGGATTGGCGCTTGCCTATTAGCAACCTTCATGCAAAATAAGTAA
- a CDS encoding peptidase domain-containing ABC transporter, with protein MPKKVPYIAQMEHSECGLACLAMLLKFYDHHLTLAELRDEYGSSSNGYSFLDLYRIATAKEMVVKAYHIDMNSNKLSETNFSKIGFPLILHWEMSHFVVLEKVNKKYFFIVDPSSGRKKLNKEEFLSSFSGSILYCKPNEKFKKKPAQRQTIIYHYLRSEKKFITLAIFVTFLIQLIAMGIPILTQQFTDRVLVNATNQFMYISGFALASIFFSYIIISNIRGYLIARLQSKLDLFLMSRFMTVLFKLPFLYFNNRTSGDLLFRANSNALIKQLLSTTGISVVIDILLVFSYSVIMFQYSVQLSLILLIIGLVIIGFLVVNTKVIQKLSDQNVSIQSEVQSILADSIHGIIDVKMLGLENKLFNTWYKKFTNQVTINQKLNLWNSFIQSFTSAIQMIVPLFMLWIGSIALNNGELTLGALLAFSTISVSFIQPIVSLSSSYTQILSIGSYFQRIIDVIDTKIEESKDQRNSITGVVEFKKVSFQYSKFSQEVISDFSLKIKKGETVAIVGPSGSGKSTVAKLLLGFYRPTDGHILIDSINLEDYDKNHLRKNISTVLQESRLFNKTIYENISMFQEDVTIQEVINACKEANIYDDIMKLPLNFHTKISEDGNNFSGGQKQRLLIARALVNKAPILLLDEASSSLDSISEQIIHENLAEISGTKIIIAHRLSTVENADRIIVLSEGKLKEEGTHAELIRAKGLYHRLYHSQNNILLTADHAMTPS; from the coding sequence ATGCCTAAAAAAGTTCCGTACATTGCTCAGATGGAACATAGTGAATGTGGATTAGCTTGTTTAGCTATGCTATTGAAATTTTATGACCATCATCTAACCTTAGCTGAATTACGAGATGAATATGGCTCTTCTTCTAATGGTTACTCTTTTTTAGACTTATACCGAATTGCAACAGCCAAAGAGATGGTTGTTAAGGCATATCATATTGATATGAACAGCAATAAATTAAGCGAAACAAATTTTTCTAAGATTGGTTTTCCTTTAATACTTCATTGGGAAATGAGCCATTTCGTAGTTCTGGAGAAAGTAAATAAAAAATATTTCTTCATAGTAGATCCCTCATCTGGAAGAAAAAAGCTTAATAAGGAGGAATTCCTTTCTTCTTTTTCAGGTAGTATTTTATATTGTAAACCAAATGAAAAATTTAAAAAAAAACCTGCACAAAGACAAACGATTATATACCACTATTTACGCTCCGAAAAGAAGTTCATCACGTTAGCAATTTTCGTCACATTTTTAATTCAACTTATTGCAATGGGTATCCCCATTTTAACACAACAATTTACTGATAGAGTATTAGTAAATGCTACGAATCAGTTTATGTATATTTCAGGCTTCGCCTTAGCGTCTATATTTTTTTCGTATATTATAATATCAAATATAAGGGGATATTTAATTGCGCGGTTACAAAGTAAATTAGATTTATTTCTTATGTCCCGATTTATGACAGTCTTATTCAAACTGCCCTTCTTATACTTCAATAATAGAACAAGCGGAGACCTATTATTTAGGGCTAATTCAAATGCATTAATTAAACAACTTTTGTCAACTACGGGTATTTCAGTAGTTATTGATATTCTCTTGGTTTTTAGTTACTCCGTTATTATGTTTCAATACTCAGTTCAATTAAGTTTAATCTTACTTATTATCGGCCTGGTTATTATTGGATTTCTCGTTGTTAATACAAAAGTAATTCAAAAACTTTCAGATCAAAACGTATCTATTCAATCAGAAGTTCAATCTATTTTAGCTGACAGTATCCATGGAATAATAGATGTTAAAATGTTAGGGTTAGAAAACAAACTATTTAATACCTGGTATAAAAAGTTTACTAATCAAGTCACTATTAATCAAAAATTAAACCTATGGAATAGTTTTATACAGTCATTCACATCAGCAATACAAATGATTGTTCCTTTATTTATGCTCTGGATTGGAAGTATTGCTCTGAATAATGGGGAATTGACTTTAGGTGCCTTATTAGCCTTTAGTACAATTTCTGTTTCTTTTATTCAACCTATTGTCTCTTTAAGTAGCTCCTATACACAAATCTTATCAATTGGTTCATATTTTCAAAGGATTATTGATGTAATTGATACTAAGATAGAGGAGAGTAAAGACCAACGAAACTCTATAACAGGTGTGGTTGAATTTAAAAAAGTTTCTTTTCAGTATTCAAAGTTCAGTCAAGAGGTGATTTCAGACTTCTCACTAAAAATAAAAAAAGGAGAGACAGTTGCAATTGTTGGTCCATCAGGTTCAGGTAAAAGTACCGTTGCAAAATTATTATTAGGCTTTTATAGACCTACAGATGGCCATATACTAATAGATAGTATAAATCTTGAAGATTATGATAAAAATCATTTGAGAAAAAATATTTCAACTGTTTTACAAGAGTCAAGACTATTCAATAAAACAATATATGAAAATATAAGTATGTTTCAAGAGGATGTTACCATACAGGAAGTAATCAATGCTTGTAAAGAAGCTAATATATATGACGATATAATGAAATTGCCTTTGAATTTCCATACTAAAATTTCTGAAGATGGAAACAACTTTTCAGGTGGACAAAAGCAGAGATTATTAATAGCTCGAGCTTTGGTTAATAAGGCACCCATCCTGTTGCTTGATGAAGCATCCAGTTCTCTAGATTCAATATCTGAACAAATTATACATGAAAATTTGGCCGAGATTTCAGGTACCAAAATAATAATTGCTCATAGGTTAAGTACGGTAGAGAATGCTGATCGCATTATTGTTCTTTCTGAAGGTAAACTGAAAGAAGAAGGTACACATGCAGAATTAATTAGAGCAAAAGGATTATATCATCGATTATATCATTCACAAAATAATATATTATTAACTGCCGATCATGCAATGACCCCGAGTTAA
- a CDS encoding DNA-directed RNA polymerase subunit beta yields MQALVNNKSEQTESEPNSRIDRKKLGNDQKIKIRLVPLWARIIIVLVLTMMALVGGAMVGYSVMGDGKAMDVFKKSTWTHIVDLVNKDTTENKDK; encoded by the coding sequence ATGCAAGCGTTGGTTAATAATAAAAGTGAGCAGACTGAGTCTGAACCAAACAGTCGAATAGATAGAAAAAAACTGGGTAATGATCAAAAAATCAAAATCCGGTTAGTGCCACTTTGGGCTCGTATTATAATTGTCCTTGTGTTGACGATGATGGCCCTTGTTGGTGGAGCCATGGTTGGCTATTCCGTTATGGGTGATGGAAAAGCAATGGATGTTTTTAAGAAATCTACATGGACTCATATCGTTGATTTGGTCAATAAGGACACGACGGAGAATAAAGACAAATAA
- a CDS encoding YwpF family protein, with protein sequence MKTFKLVSLQLLPDNQHPTELHILDGLIINKENEANTWLIEAVVDYEHFNLFKEITADTDKLTVSCIITKKDNIPAYFDATIADVRKMDQFASILFRAKIRNRRREAVEFLLDTLVDEGYNGEDLKNAFKEGLGNK encoded by the coding sequence ATGAAAACCTTTAAGTTAGTTTCCTTGCAGTTACTTCCAGACAATCAGCATCCAACCGAATTACATATCCTAGACGGATTAATTATTAATAAAGAAAATGAGGCAAACACTTGGCTTATTGAGGCAGTCGTTGATTATGAACATTTCAATCTTTTCAAGGAAATCACTGCTGATACTGACAAGCTTACCGTTAGCTGTATCATCACAAAGAAGGATAATATCCCTGCCTACTTCGATGCAACTATCGCTGATGTCCGCAAGATGGATCAATTCGCCAGCATCCTGTTTCGGGCAAAGATTCGCAATCGCAGAAGAGAAGCCGTTGAATTCCTATTGGATACACTAGTAGATGAAGGATATAATGGTGAGGATTTAAAAAACGCCTTTAAAGAAGGCCTGGGTAATAAATAA
- a CDS encoding helix-turn-helix transcriptional regulator, with the protein MKNDLETMRKQRGLRQEELGRILKVSRQTIGSIENGKYNPSLILAFKIAQYFDVKIEDIFYYEEASE; encoded by the coding sequence TTGAAAAATGACCTAGAAACTATGAGAAAACAGCGAGGACTAAGACAAGAAGAACTCGGTAGAATTTTAAAGGTATCGAGACAAACAATTGGGTCTATTGAAAATGGTAAATATAATCCCTCTTTAATTTTGGCTTTTAAGATAGCTCAGTATTTTGATGTAAAAATTGAAGATATTTTTTACTACGAGGAGGCGTCTGAATGA
- a CDS encoding single-stranded DNA-binding protein, with the protein MLNQVALVGRLTKDPDLRYTPEGKAVSNITLAVTRNFKNADGEYGTDFVNCTIWNRAAENTASYCQKGSVVSIVGRIHTRNYENPEGKRTYVTEVIVESVNFLDRKRVNNLHEGSLETNAVPIL; encoded by the coding sequence ATGTTAAATCAGGTTGCGCTTGTTGGAAGGCTGACGAAGGATCCTGATCTGCGTTATACACCGGAAGGCAAAGCTGTATCAAACATTACTTTGGCCGTTACGAGGAATTTTAAGAATGCAGATGGCGAGTATGGGACGGACTTTGTAAACTGCACAATTTGGAATCGGGCAGCTGAAAATACAGCATCCTATTGTCAAAAAGGTTCTGTAGTCAGTATTGTTGGAAGAATTCATACACGTAATTATGAGAATCCAGAAGGTAAACGTACGTATGTAACAGAAGTTATAGTGGAAAGTGTTAACTTTTTAGATCGTAAACGGGTGAATAACCTTCATGAAGGCAGTCTGGAAACGAACGCAGTGCCTATTTTATGA